In the genome of Caenorhabditis elegans chromosome IV, the window TTTCTCCATTCGAACTTCGTTCTAATTAAATCAGCAAAACTTAATTTAAAAGCAGGCATTCgtctattattttttatgactCATgacttaattttcagttttgtagAACTTTAAACTCAACTTGAAGTTTTCAGCATCTCCATGGCTACAGTAAGAGGCTAGCTGGACATATTGCTCGAGCTGCTGTATAACTTTCTAAAGCATTTATTACTTACAATTTCAATTGTCATAACTTTCTGGTTTGTATCAATTTATGCAAAACccgatttatttattttcatgaCATTCTTCGCAGTATTTGTAAATAATCATTGACGAAAATTCTTGTGAAAATaacaagaatttcaaattgtgttttatttATGAACTCTATCACAAACCAACAATCAgatgtatttatttttgtgatttttgcgcCGAAGAATCTGATGAAAATGAAACCGAAGAAAAGAGAGAATTCTGAGGAGAAGGATAAGTAAAACGGGGGAAGTAAGCCACTAacaacacacaaaaaatatgaatgaggaggatttttttttggaataaaagttCTCTTTTGACAGTTTTCTCATTTATACGGATCTTCTGAAGCGCGGTTTTAGGTTTTGGAGCAAATGTTGGAGGTATTGTGGAGCTTCAGCGTCGAAACTCATCATACGAGCACGTCGGAATCTggaataaaaatatgatttacaaaaaatatagttcatgtttctacaaaaataattactaAAATGTCAACAGATATTCGCAAATGGGATAAACAATTCAGTACACATTTTGAGAAGAGAATACGTACCTTGGTGCGAGAACTTGATAAATATTGTCATATCCAGATACAACTGCAGCATGACTGACTGCTAGTAGTGCCACCATGAAGGTAAGAAACACAATGAATGAACTGACACGTGGCATGACAGAAACACACCCAATTGATTCTCTGTGAAAAATGCATAATTTACAGGACAATGGTACGTTAAACGGGTAATGGAATACGGGAgtatctagaaaaattagaaaattaaaaaatcttaaaattaaaagaaaaaccttTTTCTCTCTAATTTTCAACTATATTTCATGAACAAAACCATTTTTGAGCAAACGCAATATCATCCAAAAGAATCGTATTAGACATTTTTGTCCTCAATTTAAAAGTTAGATGAAacagtggaaatttttttgacaaaatcgGGCAAAGTAGCATCGGAGAAAAAATCCgaacgtttgaaaaaattaattaaaatttacgtTTTTATTATGAGaattaaactttaaagttATTCCTTGAAACTGtattattatttgtttttcgttccattttttttgacaattcttAGAGTCTAGAATCAAAATAGGAAATCACGAAAAAGTGAATGTtagttttcttcttctctgtttttaaagtttcgaaGGTTTCCGACAGGTTTCCGACAGACGAGCATGAAGTAGACAGGTCCGCCTGAAAACGGTTACACCTACAATGGAAGCCCTAAGATTTACATTGAACGATTTTGAAAagcgattttttcgaaatgtgaCGCTAACATT includes:
- the C33A12.19 gene encoding Transposase (Confirmed by transcript evidence), whose protein sequence is MRASSMIQHLHGYSKRLAGHIARAAV
- the nlp-35 gene encoding Neuropeptide-Like Protein (Product from WormBase gene class nlp;~Confirmed by transcript evidence), translating into MPRVSSFIVFLTFMVALLAVSHAAVVSGYDNIYQVLAPRFRRARMMSFDAEAPQYLQHLLQNLKPRFRRSV